A genome region from Penaeus monodon isolate SGIC_2016 chromosome 14, NSTDA_Pmon_1, whole genome shotgun sequence includes the following:
- the LOC119581162 gene encoding uncharacterized protein LOC119581162 isoform X1 yields MENTEGLRNRPAAHSVYTGQYCQGVGDDENEENVEELRERLKQMKAIVNERSNNRKSGLDEGFLSVVFACILLVIAGVTVYAFVVLYTAVHKRWTEQPED; encoded by the exons ATGGAAAACACCGAAGGACTGAGGAACCGGCCCGCTGCACATTCAGTGTACACCGGTCAGTACTGCCAAG GTGTAGGCGACgatgaaaacgaagaaaacgtCGAAGAATTAAGGGAGAGACTCAAACAAATGAAAGCCATAGTTAACGAAAGAAGCAATAATCGAAAATCGG gaCTGGATGAAGGATTCTTAAGTGTTGTGTTTGCCTGCATCCTCCTTGTAATCGCAGGTGTTACAGTGTATGCATTCGTAGTTCTTTACACTGCTGTTCACAAACGTTGGACAGAACAACCAGAAGACTAA
- the LOC119581161 gene encoding 28S ribosomal protein S29, mitochondrial-like, which yields MAGIMARRILRILPELRSTSILQVKNVQHHLPLCWNSHAVLEQITAPRTSISQPSLHTKDHLGLWYKIEPEVLKQLYNLGGIPKKYAIQSKTFNETCLMVREPALTVIDLIKRSNLSLPPNKFLLYGCDGVGKTLSQAHILHYLAEDGWLLIHLPVPSTWRRDVKEVAPSTSVAGRFDHPLQAALWLQHFRSQNSELLKTLQLETSTTYAWTRRESTEAGSSLMALVEQGVNRARFSSDCVMALATEIKKHATDGRCKVAVVVDGINTFYCPTTLYRREDRTIVEPDNFTLFQAFSQLFDSDWKNGVVVGTVDRMANDAGRRESHLPRYLLRQKGWEKLDPFIPIPVSNYNELEMESVINYYVDRHWLQTVNGASAEARKELKALSGCNPMTLMEVCNAL from the exons GCTCAACCAGTATCCTTCAAGTCAAGAATGTTCAGCACCATCTACCTCTGTGTTGGAATAGTCATGCAGTTTTGGAGCAGATTACAGCCCCACGCACATCAATCAGCCAGCCG agCCTTCATACCAAGGATCATTTAGGACTTTGGTACAAGATTGAACCAGAAGTCCTCAAACAGCTGTACAACTTAGGAGGCATACCCAAGAAATATGCTATCCAATCCAAAACATTCAATGAAACATGCCTGATGGTGAGGGAACCAGCTCTCACTGTGATTGATCTGATCAAGCGATCCAACTTGTCCCTGCCACCTAACAAATTTTTGTTGT ATGGTTGTGATGGTGTTGGAAAGACTTTATCCCAGGCCCATATCCTCCATTACTTGGCTGAAGATGGCTGGCTACTTATTCATCTTCCAGTTC CATCAACGTGGCGAAGAGATGTCAAGGAGGTTGCCCCATCCACAAGCGTTGCAGGACGATTTGATCATCCTCTTCAGGCAGCACTTTGGTTGCAGCATTTTAGATCTCAAAACTCAGAATTATTGAAGACACTTCAG CTGGAAACATCCACGACTTACGCATGGACACGCCGTGAATCAACAGAAGCTGGATCATCGCTAATGGCTTTGGTTGAGCAAGGAGTCAATAGGGCAAGATTTTCTTCTGATTGCGTCATGGCTCTTGCAACAGAAATCAAGAAACATGCTACAGATGGCAG GTGTAAGGTAGCAGTAGTCGTGGATGGCATCAATACTTTTTACTGTCCAACTACCTTGTATCGCCGAGAGGATCGCACGATTGTTGAACCTGACAACTTCACGCTTTTCCAAGCTTTCAGTCAATTATTTGACAGTGATTGG aAAAATGGTGTTGTTGTCGGGACAGTTGACAGGATGGCAAACGATGCTGGAAGACGAGAATCCCATTTGCCAAGATATTTGCTAAGACAGAAA GGCTGGGAGAAACTTGATCCTTTCATCCCTATCCCTGTCAGCAACTACAACGAGCTAGAAATGGAGAGTGTCATCAACTACTATGTAGACCGGCACTGGCTGCAGACCGTGAATGGAGCCTCGGCAGAAGCGCGGAAGGAATTAAAGGCACTCAGTGGATGTAACCCAATGACTCTGATGGAAGTGTGTAATGCCCTTTAA
- the LOC119581162 gene encoding uncharacterized protein LOC119581162 isoform X3 yields the protein MENTEGLRNRPAAHSVYTGDDENEENVEELRERLKQMKAIVNERSNNRKSGLDEGFLSVVFACILLVIAGVTVYAFVVLYTAVHKRWTEQPED from the exons ATGGAAAACACCGAAGGACTGAGGAACCGGCCCGCTGCACATTCAGTGTACACCG GCGACgatgaaaacgaagaaaacgtCGAAGAATTAAGGGAGAGACTCAAACAAATGAAAGCCATAGTTAACGAAAGAAGCAATAATCGAAAATCGG gaCTGGATGAAGGATTCTTAAGTGTTGTGTTTGCCTGCATCCTCCTTGTAATCGCAGGTGTTACAGTGTATGCATTCGTAGTTCTTTACACTGCTGTTCACAAACGTTGGACAGAACAACCAGAAGACTAA
- the LOC119581162 gene encoding uncharacterized protein LOC119581162 isoform X2, whose translation MENTEGLRNRPAAHSVYTGVGDDENEENVEELRERLKQMKAIVNERSNNRKSGLDEGFLSVVFACILLVIAGVTVYAFVVLYTAVHKRWTEQPED comes from the exons ATGGAAAACACCGAAGGACTGAGGAACCGGCCCGCTGCACATTCAGTGTACACCG GTGTAGGCGACgatgaaaacgaagaaaacgtCGAAGAATTAAGGGAGAGACTCAAACAAATGAAAGCCATAGTTAACGAAAGAAGCAATAATCGAAAATCGG gaCTGGATGAAGGATTCTTAAGTGTTGTGTTTGCCTGCATCCTCCTTGTAATCGCAGGTGTTACAGTGTATGCATTCGTAGTTCTTTACACTGCTGTTCACAAACGTTGGACAGAACAACCAGAAGACTAA